The following are encoded in a window of Gossypium raimondii isolate GPD5lz chromosome 13, ASM2569854v1, whole genome shotgun sequence genomic DNA:
- the LOC105783987 gene encoding probable N-acetyl-gamma-glutamyl-phosphate reductase, chloroplastic: protein MSTATFNSICFNQGYLRKGEVKISKVKNRNQRVKFYVGGASVLSTKCMQSSEKNKKEVRIGLLGASGYTGAEIVRLLANHPYFGITLMTADRKAGQSMGSVFPHLITQDLPTMVSVKDADFSSVDAVFCCLPHGTTQDIIKGLPRHLKIVDLSADFRLRDIAEYEEWYGQPHSASDLQKEAVYGLTEISREDVKNARLVANPGCYPTSIQLPLVPLIKAKLIEHRNIIIDSKSGVSGAGRGAKEANLYSEIAEGIYSYGVTKHRHVPEIEQGLSDAAQSKINVSFTPHLMPMIRGMQSTIYVEMSQGVTMEDLYQQLRKSYEDEEFVKLLDKGVVPRTHNVRGSNYCFMNVFPDRIPGRAIIISVIDNLVKGASGQALQNLNIMLGYPENTGLLYQPLFP from the exons atgaGCACTGctactttcaattcaatttgtttcaatcaaGGTTATTTGCGGAAG GGAGAAGTGAAGATTTCAAAAGTGAAGAATAGAAACCAAAGAGTAAAGTTTTATGTAGGAGGAGCCTCAGTATTATCAACAAAATGCATGCAATCTtcagaaaagaacaaaaaggaaGTCCGCATTGGTCTCCTTGGTGCTAGTGGTTATACTGGAGCTGAG ATTGTTCGGCTTCTAGCTAACCATCCATACTttggtattacattgatgaCTGCTGATAGAAAAGCTGGCCAATCTATGGGTTCAGTGTTTCCTCATTTGATAACACAA GATCTGCCGACCATGGTTTCGGTTAAGGATGCAGACTTTTCCAGTGTGGATGCTGTATTCTGTTGTTTGCCTCATGGAACTACACAG GATATCATCAAAGGCCTCCCTCGCCATTTGAAGATTGTTGATCTATCTGCA GACTTTCGGCTAAGAGATATCGCTGAGTATGAGGAATGGTATGGTCAACCACATAGCGCTTCAGATTTGCAG AAAGAAGCTGTATATGGCTTGACTGAGATTTCAAGAGAGGATGTAAAAAATGCACGCCTAGTTGCTAATCCTGGTTGTTATCCAACATCAATTCAGCTTCCGCTCGTTCCCTTGATAAAG GCTAAACTCATTGAACACAGAAATATCATTATCGACTCAAAATCTGGTGTCAGTGGAGCTG GACGTGGAGCCAAAGAAGCAAATTTATACTCTGAAATAGCTGAAGGCATATATTCTTATGGTGTTACAAAACATCGCCATG TTCCCGAAATTGAACAAGGACTATCTGATGCTGCTCAGTCAAAAATAAACGTTAGTTTCACACCGCACCTAATGCCAATG ATCCGTGGAATGCAATCAACAATATACGTCGAAATGTCTCAAGGAGTTACAATGGAGGATTTATACCAGCAACTAAGAAAAAGTTACGAG gatgaagaatttgtaaaactgttagaCAAGGGAGTTGTACCACGTACTCATAATGTTCGCGGTTCCAACTATTGTTTTATGAATGTCTTTCCTGATCGAATACCTGGAAGAGCAATAATCATATCAGTT ATTGATAATCTTGTGAAGGGAGCTTCGGGTCAAGCACTACAAAATCTTAATATAATGCTTGGTTATCCAGAAAATACAGGGCTTCTCTACCAGCCCTTGTTTCCATGA